One part of the Chryseobacterium sp. 7 genome encodes these proteins:
- a CDS encoding M43 family zinc metalloprotease → MNNSIISKSSLAALFFMGIGFSNAQIREGVKSPKRLTEQKLDPNGIEKCGTLEYEANLKRKFPERLTTEQFEKWLAPLIEKASANKSQNGTVITIPVVVHVIHSGQDVGIAPNITDAQVMSQITVMTNDFRRKINTPGYNTNPVGADTEIQFVLAKVDPNGNPTNGIDRVNLCRDYWANGAPQYGFPNFINDVVKTGTIWDPTKYMNMWSVDFADNGLLGFAQFPSSSGLQGLDANGGLASTDGVVAGYATFGSMDYNDGTFLMQAGYDRGRTMTHEVGHFLGLRHIWGDATCGTDYCADTPTAHEENYVCDPSIPSCDNPAVFEMVQNYMDYTNDTCMNIYTSDQKTRVRAVMDNSPRRMELKASNADSPIPLFANDAEIKFDGGCSIGVVNCGEGVLRLLITNRGTSNLTSAVISYSISGGAAQTYNWTGNLTQDKSGVINIPVNGSVASSPVSFSITSVNGAADQRSTNNSTSGNYVKPVAPQYFSTTTVTFKMQRDKYGQETRWNLKNSAGQIVKEGRYSNTQPGQPTPALITQVWNLPQDCYAFTMSDDFGDGLENGYVDLTTSTGQTIFHLENEFAYETKTFTTRESLGTAEANKNNTFGIYPNPVNDILNITGLSGESQFEIHNAVGQIVKKGKINDNQIRVVDLVKGVYVVTIQNAKASESIKFVKK, encoded by the coding sequence ATGAATAACTCTATTATTTCGAAATCTTCTTTAGCAGCCCTATTCTTTATGGGAATTGGATTTTCAAATGCACAGATAAGAGAAGGTGTAAAATCTCCGAAAAGGCTTACAGAACAAAAGCTGGATCCTAATGGAATTGAAAAATGCGGAACGCTTGAATATGAAGCTAATTTGAAAAGAAAATTTCCAGAGAGGCTTACAACAGAACAGTTTGAAAAGTGGCTTGCCCCTTTGATTGAAAAGGCCAGTGCTAATAAATCTCAGAATGGAACTGTAATTACAATTCCAGTTGTAGTGCATGTTATTCACAGTGGTCAGGATGTAGGAATTGCTCCTAATATTACAGATGCTCAGGTGATGTCTCAGATTACAGTAATGACAAATGATTTTAGAAGAAAAATTAACACTCCGGGATATAATACAAATCCTGTAGGTGCAGATACTGAAATACAGTTTGTACTCGCAAAGGTAGATCCTAATGGAAATCCAACTAATGGAATCGACAGAGTGAATCTTTGTAGAGACTATTGGGCGAATGGAGCTCCACAATATGGATTTCCAAATTTTATCAATGATGTTGTAAAAACCGGGACAATTTGGGATCCTACAAAATATATGAATATGTGGAGTGTAGACTTTGCAGATAATGGTTTGTTGGGATTTGCTCAGTTTCCTTCTAGCTCCGGTCTTCAGGGCCTTGATGCGAATGGAGGTCTTGCCAGTACAGACGGGGTAGTGGCAGGATATGCTACTTTTGGAAGTATGGATTATAATGATGGTACATTTTTAATGCAGGCTGGTTATGACAGAGGAAGAACAATGACCCATGAAGTAGGCCATTTTCTTGGGCTTAGACATATCTGGGGAGATGCAACGTGTGGTACTGATTATTGTGCAGATACTCCAACAGCACATGAGGAAAATTATGTGTGTGATCCTTCTATCCCAAGTTGTGATAATCCTGCGGTTTTTGAAATGGTTCAGAATTATATGGATTATACAAACGATACTTGTATGAATATTTATACCAGTGATCAAAAAACCAGAGTAAGAGCTGTGATGGACAATTCTCCAAGAAGAATGGAGCTTAAGGCATCCAATGCAGATTCACCTATTCCTTTGTTTGCCAATGATGCTGAGATCAAGTTTGACGGAGGGTGTTCAATAGGAGTCGTTAATTGTGGAGAAGGAGTACTTCGCTTGCTTATCACCAACAGGGGTACGAGTAATTTGACATCAGCTGTTATTTCCTATTCAATAAGTGGGGGAGCAGCTCAAACTTATAACTGGACGGGTAACCTGACTCAAGACAAATCGGGAGTAATTAATATCCCTGTAAATGGTTCTGTAGCATCTTCTCCTGTTTCCTTCTCTATTACGTCTGTAAATGGAGCTGCAGATCAAAGAAGTACAAATAACTCTACAAGCGGTAATTATGTAAAGCCTGTAGCACCTCAGTATTTTTCAACAACTACTGTTACCTTTAAGATGCAGAGAGACAAGTATGGTCAGGAAACGAGATGGAACCTGAAAAACAGTGCAGGACAAATTGTAAAAGAAGGAAGATATAGCAATACTCAGCCAGGGCAGCCTACTCCGGCTCTCATCACTCAAGTGTGGAATTTGCCACAGGATTGTTATGCGTTTACAATGTCTGATGACTTTGGTGACGGATTGGAGAATGGATACGTAGACCTTACTACAAGTACCGGACAGACCATATTTCATTTAGAAAATGAATTTGCTTATGAGACTAAAACATTTACCACAAGGGAATCATTAGGAACTGCAGAGGCTAATAAGAATAATACATTTGGTATATATCCTAATCCGGTTAATGATATTCTTAACATTACCGGACTTTCCGGAGAATCTCAATTTGAAATTCATAATGCTGTAGGACAAATTGTTAAGAAAGGGAAAATTAATGATAATCAGATTCGTGTAGTAGATCTTGTAAAAGGAGTGTATGTCGTTACAATACAGAATGCTAAAGCTTCAGAAAGTATTAAATTTGTTAAGAAGTAA
- a CDS encoding SRPBCC family protein, with protein MMKIFKRIILFLAALLIILLVVAAFISGDCKYEKTISINAPVDKVWQNTNSLKAMDQWSPWNDLDPNMKKDWTGTAGQPGEKVCWDSKNKNAGKGCQELKKVDEAGKRVDTELKFLTPYESEANAYVTVVPEGNGSKATWGFTSQIPYPFTLMKLFMNMEDAVGKDYQKGLSRLKTLSEKPQ; from the coding sequence ATGATGAAAATATTTAAAAGAATTATACTATTTTTAGCCGCATTGTTAATCATTCTGTTAGTGGTTGCTGCGTTTATTTCAGGAGACTGCAAGTATGAAAAAACAATTTCGATCAATGCCCCGGTAGATAAAGTATGGCAAAATACCAATTCCCTCAAAGCAATGGATCAGTGGAGCCCATGGAATGATCTTGATCCTAATATGAAAAAGGATTGGACTGGTACAGCAGGGCAGCCTGGAGAAAAAGTTTGCTGGGACAGTAAAAACAAAAATGCAGGAAAAGGTTGTCAGGAGTTGAAAAAAGTAGATGAAGCAGGTAAAAGAGTAGACACAGAACTTAAATTTCTTACTCCATATGAAAGTGAAGCAAACGCTTATGTAACAGTAGTACCGGAAGGAAACGGAAGCAAGGCAACGTGGGGATTTACCTCGCAGATTCCTTATCCGTTTACTCTGATGAAGCTGTTTATGAATATGGAAGACGCAGTAGGAAAAGACTATCAAAAGGGACTTTCAAGGTTAAAAACTTTATCTGAAAAACCTCAATAA
- a CDS encoding VOC family protein, with amino-acid sequence MATVNVYLTFNGNCKEAFDFYKSVFGGEYPYIGTFGEMPPMEGKEASEEDKDKIMHVSLPISKETILMGSDTGGEWSSNFKAGNNFSISVNAESKEEADKLFGGLSAGGQVTMPMADTFWGAYFGMFSDKFGINWMVNYDDPAKMQQHP; translated from the coding sequence ATGGCAACAGTAAACGTTTACCTTACATTCAACGGAAATTGCAAAGAAGCATTCGACTTTTATAAATCTGTTTTCGGGGGAGAATATCCTTACATCGGAACATTTGGAGAAATGCCTCCAATGGAAGGAAAAGAAGCATCTGAAGAAGACAAAGACAAGATTATGCACGTTTCACTTCCAATCTCTAAAGAAACCATTCTAATGGGAAGTGATACAGGAGGTGAGTGGTCTTCCAACTTCAAGGCTGGAAATAACTTCTCTATTTCTGTAAATGCAGAATCTAAAGAAGAAGCAGACAAATTATTCGGAGGTCTTTCTGCAGGAGGACAGGTAACAATGCCAATGGCAGATACTTTCTGGGGAGCTTATTTCGGAATGTTTTCGGATAAATTCGGAATCAACTGGATGGTAAATTATGATGATCCTGCCAAAATGCAGCAGCACCCATAA
- a CDS encoding glutaminyl-peptide cyclotransferase, with protein sequence MKKSIIVGFAAILLLASCNKDKEILNTLNTYNTSMEAKGYHFGDKLELPKEVTENAESVTISFGDKETTNLTIDPKFFTLGDNAVTFNIKTKGGEVLNQDATINVFAKNPEKNLAYQIVAEYPHDPKNFVQGFQIEGNTIYESDGQNGSSQILKYTLGTTTPLASTKQAQEDFSEGSTIVGDKVYQLTWQSKKGYIYDKSSLKLLSEFPYPNVLGEGWGLTYDGKNLIASDGSKLLYFLDVNNPSKLIKYIAVAGSSQAYDQLNELEFHNGFIYANVWQKPIILKINPANGEVVGTFDFTEIAKQNTKGSDDVLNGIAFKGDNMLVTGKNWSKIYEVQIK encoded by the coding sequence ATGAAAAAAAGTATAATAGTAGGTTTCGCAGCGATTTTATTATTGGCGTCTTGTAATAAGGATAAAGAGATTCTTAATACATTAAACACTTATAATACTTCAATGGAGGCAAAGGGATACCATTTCGGAGATAAGCTTGAGCTTCCGAAAGAGGTAACAGAAAATGCAGAAAGCGTAACCATCAGCTTTGGAGATAAAGAAACAACGAACTTAACAATTGATCCCAAATTTTTTACTTTGGGTGACAACGCTGTTACATTCAACATCAAAACTAAAGGCGGTGAAGTCCTGAATCAGGATGCTACCATCAATGTATTTGCAAAAAATCCGGAAAAAAATCTTGCTTACCAAATTGTAGCAGAATATCCGCATGATCCTAAAAACTTTGTACAGGGATTCCAGATTGAAGGAAATACAATTTATGAAAGTGACGGGCAGAACGGATCTTCTCAGATTTTAAAATACACGCTTGGAACAACCACTCCGCTTGCCTCTACAAAACAGGCTCAGGAAGATTTTTCGGAAGGAAGTACCATCGTTGGAGATAAAGTGTATCAGCTGACATGGCAGAGTAAAAAAGGATATATCTATGATAAAAGTTCTTTAAAACTGTTGTCAGAATTCCCTTATCCTAATGTATTGGGAGAAGGCTGGGGATTAACCTATGACGGGAAAAACTTAATTGCTTCTGACGGAAGTAAGCTTCTCTATTTTCTTGATGTAAACAACCCTTCAAAACTGATCAAATATATTGCAGTGGCAGGAAGTTCTCAGGCATATGACCAATTGAATGAGCTTGAGTTCCATAACGGATTTATTTACGCCAACGTATGGCAAAAACCGATTATTTTAAAGATCAACCCGGCCAACGGAGAAGTAGTAGGAACTTTTGATTTTACTGAAATTGCAAAACAGAACACCAAAGGAAGTGATGACGTCCTGAACGGGATTGCTTTCAAAGGCGATAATATGCTTGTAACAGGTAAAAACTGGTCAAAAATTTATGAAGTTCAGATCAAGTAA
- a CDS encoding glutaminyl-peptide cyclotransferase, whose amino-acid sequence MKRNINVGFAAFLLLASCSNNEKMLDSLADYNNAKEEKGYHFGDKIKLPKEITGNTESIAVSLGDKETTDLTIDPKFFTLGDNNVIFIIKTKGGEVLNQDATINVFSKIKEQDIPYKIVADYPHDPKNFIEGFVVEGNTVYESDGMENTSQLIKYTLGSSVPKIVAKQPAEIFSEGCTIVGDKIYQLTYRNKLGFIYDKNTLKKISEFPLPNIIGEGWGLTYDGKNLIATDGTKNLYFLDVDNPSKVVKTVCVAGSKNIYDQLNELEYHNGFIYANVWHKPVILKINPKTGDVAGKFDFTQLTKENSRGDGEHVLNGIAFKGENMLVTGKNWPKIYEVSFQ is encoded by the coding sequence ATTAAGCGAAATATTAACGTTGGTTTTGCTGCATTTCTTTTACTTGCTTCTTGCAGCAACAATGAAAAAATGCTCGATTCTTTGGCAGATTATAATAATGCAAAAGAAGAAAAAGGCTATCATTTCGGAGATAAAATCAAACTGCCGAAAGAAATTACAGGAAATACAGAAAGCATTGCAGTTAGCCTTGGAGATAAAGAAACTACAGATTTAACGATTGATCCGAAGTTTTTTACTTTGGGAGATAACAATGTCATCTTTATTATCAAAACAAAAGGTGGTGAAGTCCTGAATCAGGATGCTACCATCAATGTATTCTCAAAAATCAAAGAACAGGATATTCCTTATAAAATAGTAGCTGATTATCCCCACGATCCAAAAAACTTCATTGAGGGCTTTGTAGTAGAAGGAAATACAGTATACGAAAGTGATGGGATGGAAAATACATCCCAACTGATAAAATATACTCTAGGATCATCCGTACCAAAAATTGTTGCAAAGCAGCCCGCTGAGATTTTCTCTGAAGGCTGTACAATCGTAGGAGATAAAATCTATCAGCTGACTTACCGAAATAAGCTCGGTTTTATTTACGATAAAAACACGTTAAAGAAAATATCAGAATTCCCTTTGCCCAATATCATCGGAGAAGGATGGGGGCTTACTTATGACGGGAAAAATCTGATTGCTACAGATGGTACAAAAAATCTCTATTTTCTGGATGTTGATAATCCGTCAAAAGTAGTGAAGACTGTCTGTGTAGCCGGAAGCAAAAATATTTATGATCAGCTTAATGAGCTGGAATACCACAATGGCTTTATCTATGCAAATGTTTGGCATAAACCTGTTATCCTAAAGATTAATCCCAAAACCGGAGACGTAGCAGGGAAGTTTGATTTTACCCAGCTCACAAAAGAGAATAGCCGTGGTGACGGCGAACATGTTTTGAATGGAATTGCCTTTAAAGGTGAAAATATGCTCGTAACAGGAAAAAACTGGCCGAAAATTTATGAAGTTTCTTTTCAATAA
- a CDS encoding ArsC/Spx/MgsR family protein, with protein MVVKVLHNGNCSKSNAVLEYLDENGVTFEIINIVEDPLSILELKTVLKKLNQSVFHIIRKTDKLYLENYADKNYSEEEWLKILSENPSLIQRPILVKGSVAMLGRPIENVKFFIEK; from the coding sequence ATGGTAGTTAAAGTTTTACATAACGGAAATTGTTCGAAATCAAATGCTGTATTAGAGTATCTTGATGAAAATGGAGTGACCTTTGAGATCATTAATATTGTTGAAGATCCACTAAGTATTCTTGAGCTAAAAACGGTGCTGAAAAAACTGAATCAGAGTGTTTTTCATATCATCCGTAAAACGGATAAACTGTATCTGGAAAACTATGCAGATAAAAATTATTCGGAAGAAGAATGGCTGAAAATTCTGTCAGAAAATCCATCCCTGATACAAAGACCTATTTTGGTAAAAGGCTCTGTAGCCATGTTGGGGAGACCTATCGAAAATGTAAAATTTTTTATTGAAAAGTAA
- a CDS encoding bestrophin family protein: MHSGKRFGAREFIMWTRRSIYALLVLAAIPTTLYFFGWKFLSVPWQPIAIMGTAVAFIVGFKNNASYSRLWEARQIYGAIINDSRSFGYILRDALLSKDPGKVKEMFLRHYAWLTALRFQLREPRVWENMGTDQFDEYAKKYDIPERLTKLDDELKKYLSESELQYILSKKNRATQLMAKQSQALSEAYEKGELNDFQWTQINQQLVKFTDDQGKAERIKNFPYPRNFSSITTYLLLLFIVFVPFGLLKELDKLGDGTIVEGWTLWFNIPFSLLVTWCFHTLDSVGEASVNPFEGSPNDVPITQISRTIEIDMRDMLDESDLPPAITPKNNIVL; this comes from the coding sequence ATGCATTCAGGAAAAAGATTTGGAGCCCGCGAGTTCATTATGTGGACCAGACGGAGTATTTATGCGCTGCTTGTATTAGCAGCTATTCCTACAACCCTGTATTTTTTTGGCTGGAAATTTCTCTCCGTTCCCTGGCAGCCCATCGCCATCATGGGAACAGCAGTTGCTTTTATTGTCGGATTTAAAAACAATGCCAGCTACAGCAGACTCTGGGAAGCCAGACAGATCTATGGAGCTATTATCAATGACAGCCGCAGTTTTGGATACATTCTTAGAGATGCCCTGCTTTCTAAAGATCCGGGTAAAGTAAAAGAAATGTTTCTTCGTCATTATGCCTGGCTTACAGCTTTGAGGTTTCAGCTTCGTGAACCAAGAGTATGGGAAAATATGGGGACAGATCAGTTTGATGAATATGCTAAAAAATATGACATTCCGGAGAGGCTTACCAAATTGGATGATGAATTAAAAAAATACCTTTCTGAATCTGAACTTCAATATATTTTAAGCAAAAAAAACAGAGCAACACAATTGATGGCGAAACAGAGCCAGGCATTGTCTGAAGCTTATGAAAAGGGAGAACTTAATGATTTTCAATGGACACAAATCAATCAGCAATTGGTGAAGTTTACCGATGATCAGGGGAAAGCTGAAAGAATTAAAAACTTTCCGTACCCAAGAAACTTTTCTTCAATTACCACTTATCTTTTGCTTTTATTCATCGTTTTTGTGCCTTTCGGATTGTTGAAAGAACTTGATAAATTAGGAGACGGAACCATAGTTGAAGGCTGGACATTATGGTTTAATATTCCGTTTTCTTTACTCGTAACATGGTGTTTTCACACCTTAGACAGTGTAGGTGAAGCTTCCGTAAACCCATTTGAAGGAAGTCCTAACGATGTTCCGATCACTCAGATCAGCCGAACCATAGAAATTGATATGAGAGATATGCTGGATGAATCTGATCTTCCGCCAGCTATCACGCCGAAGAATAATATTGTGCTTTAA
- a CDS encoding DUF2490 domain-containing protein — MRKVFTKLAFTVLGLGSILTFAQKNDLGAWYMYFGNNKISKKLNWHNEIQYRNFDAVGDLEQLLIRTGIGYDLTENNNNVLLGYGFILSQPYVNGEKKENIEHRIFQQYITKQRFGRFYLQHRYRLEERFLQDDFRMRFRYMLGLNIPITQKEMLPKTLYASVYNEIFLHFDSPVFDRNRVYGALGYVINKNMRIEAGYMNQIQENRNRGQIQIGFYNNIPFTKN; from the coding sequence ATGAGAAAGGTTTTTACGAAGTTGGCATTCACAGTATTAGGTTTGGGATCCATTTTGACATTTGCTCAAAAAAACGATCTGGGAGCATGGTATATGTATTTTGGAAATAACAAAATCAGTAAAAAATTAAACTGGCACAATGAAATTCAGTACCGTAATTTCGATGCCGTTGGAGATCTGGAACAGTTACTGATCCGTACAGGGATCGGGTATGATCTTACCGAAAACAACAACAATGTTTTATTGGGATACGGTTTCATTCTAAGCCAGCCTTATGTGAACGGAGAGAAAAAAGAAAATATAGAACACCGAATTTTTCAGCAGTATATTACCAAGCAGAGATTTGGACGTTTCTATCTTCAGCACCGTTACCGTTTGGAAGAACGTTTTCTGCAGGATGACTTTAGAATGAGATTCCGGTATATGCTGGGATTGAACATTCCGATTACCCAAAAAGAAATGCTGCCGAAAACCCTTTACGCTTCAGTATATAATGAAATTTTTCTGCACTTCGACAGTCCTGTTTTTGACAGAAACAGAGTTTATGGAGCTTTAGGATATGTCATTAACAAAAATATGAGGATTGAAGCCGGGTATATGAACCAGATTCAGGAGAACAGAAACCGCGGACAGATCCAGATTGGTTTTTATAATAATATTCCATTTACAAAAAACTAA
- a CDS encoding DUF1398 domain-containing protein — MKFTIENIKAEHQKVKSGADFPQYIQAIKALGVSHYKAYVSDGNTEYFNSENESVQTGQKYDTLTVSDTLNLENFKARLKLHQQGGTDYMTFCNDCAENGIKGWAMDLHAMTCTYFDQNENDVLTEQVPG, encoded by the coding sequence ATGAAATTTACAATTGAAAACATTAAAGCAGAACATCAAAAAGTAAAAAGCGGAGCCGATTTTCCTCAATACATTCAGGCTATAAAAGCGCTGGGGGTTTCTCATTACAAAGCTTACGTTTCAGACGGAAATACCGAATATTTTAATAGTGAGAACGAATCCGTTCAGACAGGACAGAAATATGATACCCTTACTGTTTCTGATACTTTAAACCTTGAAAACTTTAAAGCAAGATTGAAGCTTCATCAACAGGGTGGTACAGATTATATGACCTTCTGTAACGATTGCGCTGAAAACGGAATCAAAGGCTGGGCTATGGATCTTCATGCAATGACCTGTACTTACTTCGATCAAAATGAAAACGATGTACTGACAGAACAGGTTCCTGGATAA
- a CDS encoding DUF493 family protein: MDILQGNQHANPEDFYKSLKDKLEDHHDFPEDYLFKFIIPTDQSKLTEIYKVFDGIKFTLGNRESKNGKYTACNINAFVLDANQVVNLYKEVAKIEGVILL; encoded by the coding sequence ATGGATATATTACAAGGAAATCAACACGCAAATCCTGAAGATTTTTACAAGTCTTTAAAGGATAAACTGGAGGATCATCATGATTTTCCTGAAGATTATTTATTTAAATTTATTATTCCTACAGACCAGTCAAAGCTTACTGAAATTTACAAGGTTTTTGATGGTATTAAATTTACATTGGGAAACCGCGAAAGTAAAAATGGAAAATACACTGCCTGCAACATTAACGCATTTGTTTTAGATGCCAATCAGGTTGTGAATCTTTATAAAGAAGTAGCAAAAATAGAAGGCGTTATTCTATTGTAA
- a CDS encoding VOC family protein has translation MTQFTALRPIFWTENLDETIAFYMNILGFTLMGRNDDWQWASLRKDEVYIMLSQPNEHENNTSIGFSGSFYFNVDKVDDLWEDLKTKAKVCYEIETFEWGMREFAIYDNNGYILQFGEPVDNIGNTE, from the coding sequence ATGACACAGTTTACTGCACTTCGTCCTATTTTCTGGACAGAAAACCTGGATGAGACTATAGCATTTTATATGAATATTCTCGGATTTACCCTCATGGGCAGGAATGATGACTGGCAGTGGGCTTCCCTTCGAAAAGACGAAGTATACATTATGCTCTCTCAGCCTAATGAGCATGAAAACAATACTTCCATTGGATTTTCCGGGTCATTTTATTTCAATGTAGATAAAGTGGATGATCTTTGGGAAGACCTTAAAACAAAAGCCAAAGTCTGCTATGAAATAGAAACTTTCGAATGGGGAATGAGAGAATTTGCCATCTATGATAACAACGGTTACATATTACAATTTGGTGAACCCGTAGATAATATTGGCAATACGGAATAA
- a CDS encoding deoxynucleoside kinase produces MHIAVTGNIGAGKTTLTTMLSKHYGWDAQFEDVDHNPYLEDFYSDMSKWSFALQVYFLGSRFRQVKEIRESGKNIIQDRTIYEDAHIFAENLNDMNLLSDRDFNNYSSVFNLMKSFVSAPDLLIYLKSDVPNLVKKIYKRGREYEASISIEYLSKLNQKYEKWISNYTEGKLLIVEVDDLDFVEKPEDFGFILEKIEAELHGLF; encoded by the coding sequence ATGCATATTGCAGTTACAGGAAACATTGGAGCAGGAAAAACAACTTTGACGACGATGCTTTCTAAGCATTACGGATGGGATGCACAATTTGAAGACGTAGATCACAACCCTTATCTGGAAGATTTTTATTCCGATATGAGCAAATGGAGCTTTGCATTGCAGGTGTATTTCCTGGGAAGCAGATTCCGTCAGGTAAAGGAAATCAGAGAAAGTGGCAAAAACATTATTCAGGACCGTACCATTTATGAAGACGCCCATATTTTTGCAGAAAACCTGAATGATATGAATCTCCTTTCAGACAGGGATTTCAATAATTACTCTTCCGTTTTTAATCTGATGAAATCTTTTGTTTCGGCTCCGGATCTGTTGATTTACTTAAAATCAGACGTTCCCAATCTGGTTAAAAAAATCTACAAAAGAGGCCGTGAATATGAAGCATCTATCAGTATTGAATACCTTTCAAAACTGAATCAGAAATATGAAAAATGGATCTCCAATTACACAGAAGGAAAACTTCTGATTGTGGAAGTGGATGATCTTGATTTTGTAGAAAAGCCAGAAGATTTCGGGTTTATTCTGGAAAAAATTGAGGCTGAGCTTCACGGATTGTTTTAA
- a CDS encoding SRPBCC family protein, giving the protein MITPITVQYKINAPAEKVWKALTDKNEMKSWYFDIQDFVLETGKEFNFYEPGGANKYHHHGEILEIIPNQKLKHTWSYPDFSTLKTIVTWELQSEDGKTLVKLTHDDIENFKDLGAGFSRENFTEGWNTIIGQSLKEYLEK; this is encoded by the coding sequence ATGATCACACCAATCACTGTTCAGTACAAAATAAATGCTCCGGCCGAAAAAGTCTGGAAAGCATTAACCGATAAAAATGAAATGAAATCCTGGTATTTTGATATTCAGGATTTTGTATTGGAAACCGGGAAAGAATTTAATTTCTATGAACCCGGAGGCGCAAATAAATACCATCATCACGGTGAGATTTTAGAAATAATCCCGAATCAGAAGTTGAAACACACATGGTCTTATCCTGATTTTTCAACACTTAAGACAATTGTAACCTGGGAATTACAGTCTGAAGATGGAAAGACTTTAGTAAAATTAACCCATGATGACATTGAAAATTTCAAAGACTTAGGAGCAGGGTTTTCAAGAGAAAACTTTACAGAAGGCTGGAACACTATTATAGGACAAAGTTTAAAAGAATATTTAGAAAAGTAA
- a CDS encoding GNAT family N-acetyltransferase, giving the protein MITLQPFTEEDALQLISKIKDERMLLQFAGPVYRFPLTEEQLETDLYDEKRTLFKITDQTGTAIGHAQIFLKEKTFLLGRILIWDENNRGKGYGKKVMQELLKYGFSHFDKETAELNVYDWNTGAIECYRKVGFIFDPDVKSEAKIDQETWVSLNMKIHKNTFELQ; this is encoded by the coding sequence ATGATTACATTACAACCTTTTACAGAAGAAGATGCTCTACAGCTTATTTCAAAGATAAAAGACGAAAGAATGCTCCTTCAGTTTGCCGGACCTGTATACCGCTTTCCTCTCACAGAAGAACAACTGGAAACGGATCTGTATGATGAAAAAAGAACCTTATTTAAAATTACAGATCAAACCGGAACTGCAATTGGTCATGCCCAGATTTTTCTAAAAGAAAAAACATTCCTGTTGGGAAGAATCCTGATCTGGGATGAAAACAACAGAGGGAAAGGATATGGTAAGAAAGTAATGCAGGAACTTTTGAAATATGGTTTCAGTCATTTTGATAAAGAAACTGCAGAACTGAACGTCTACGACTGGAATACCGGAGCCATTGAATGCTACAGGAAAGTAGGTTTCATTTTTGATCCGGACGTTAAAAGCGAAGCAAAAATTGATCAGGAAACATGGGTTTCACTCAATATGAAAATCCATAAAAATACTTTTGAATTGCAATAA
- a CDS encoding DUF4197 family protein, giving the protein MKKYIIAAALVIGTGAVITTSVQSCTTLATSDMGLSIIKRILLNGIDKGMGIYGNKEAFLQNNMVDKALPKELRDINSTLEKIAPSLVAKERDYIAQAAAYTINTSKPILEDAVNSLNAQDVTRIMQGTTATQVLKEKTSQQLIAAIAPKVDEKLNEYGIVKTINTALSGSNFLGNLLGGNKNTVNSGGLSQLASEQLVAGLFNIIEDYENKNSKSLLGPFGK; this is encoded by the coding sequence ATGAAAAAATATATCATTGCAGCCGCTCTTGTGATCGGGACCGGTGCCGTTATTACTACAAGTGTACAATCCTGTACAACACTGGCCACATCAGACATGGGGCTTTCTATTATTAAAAGAATCCTGCTGAATGGTATTGATAAAGGAATGGGAATTTATGGAAATAAAGAGGCTTTCCTTCAAAATAATATGGTAGACAAAGCGCTTCCGAAAGAATTAAGAGATATCAACTCTACGCTGGAAAAAATTGCTCCGTCATTAGTAGCCAAAGAAAGAGATTATATAGCACAGGCAGCAGCTTATACGATAAATACTTCAAAACCAATTTTAGAAGATGCTGTAAACAGCCTGAACGCTCAGGATGTAACGAGAATTATGCAGGGAACCACCGCTACACAGGTTCTGAAAGAAAAAACATCCCAGCAGCTTATTGCAGCCATTGCTCCTAAAGTAGATGAGAAACTGAATGAATATGGGATTGTAAAAACCATCAATACCGCATTATCAGGAAGTAATTTCCTTGGAAATCTTTTAGGAGGAAATAAAAACACCGTCAATTCAGGAGGGCTAAGCCAGCTTGCCTCTGAACAACTGGTAGCCGGATTGTTTAACATCATTGAAGATTACGAAAACAAGAACTCCAAATCCCTCCTTGGGCCATTTGGAAAATAG